The following proteins are co-located in the Pseudomonas synxantha genome:
- a CDS encoding CsbD family protein, with the protein MKSEQVEGVAEKVAGKTQSVVGKLFGDSKLEAEGAGRQAAGQLTQTYGDVLDGVSTFVKEKPVAAIAIGAVALLVLDRLFRR; encoded by the coding sequence ATGAAGAGTGAACAAGTCGAAGGTGTTGCAGAAAAGGTTGCTGGAAAGACACAGAGCGTCGTCGGGAAGCTGTTTGGTGATTCCAAGCTGGAAGCAGAAGGCGCTGGTCGTCAAGCGGCTGGTCAGTTGACCCAGACCTACGGCGACGTACTGGACGGCGTATCTACGTTTGTTAAAGAAAAACCAGTTGCTGCAATCGCGATTGGTGCAGTAGCGCTGCTGGTTCTAGATCGTCTCTTTCGCCGCTGA
- a CDS encoding LysE family translocator → MTLAQILLFLPAAAIVAVSPGANNLLAFANGSSQGLLPTVVGLSGRCTAFALMIAMVIIGLGALLEASELAFQILKWAGVLYLAYLGVRMLIGHDCHKDGASGLFQPVDAYSLARREFMTAMTNPKAILLFTAFVPQFIVSGAGDSFTAQFVVLSAIYIAVEFIAAIGWALAGSIIRSLHPSKRRLSIINRITGAMMLCAAALLATARKT, encoded by the coding sequence ATGACCCTAGCCCAAATCCTTCTATTTCTTCCCGCAGCAGCAATCGTTGCCGTCTCACCAGGCGCCAACAACCTGCTTGCATTCGCAAACGGCAGCAGCCAGGGCTTGCTGCCTACAGTGGTCGGTCTTTCAGGTCGATGTACGGCCTTTGCACTGATGATCGCAATGGTGATTATCGGTTTGGGCGCATTGCTAGAGGCGTCTGAACTCGCTTTCCAGATTCTTAAATGGGCAGGTGTGCTTTACCTCGCCTATCTCGGCGTGAGAATGCTGATAGGCCATGATTGTCACAAAGATGGGGCTTCTGGCTTATTCCAACCTGTCGATGCCTACTCCTTGGCCCGCAGGGAGTTCATGACAGCCATGACCAACCCCAAAGCAATCTTGCTCTTCACTGCTTTTGTTCCCCAATTCATTGTTTCTGGTGCTGGCGATTCCTTCACTGCCCAGTTCGTCGTTTTGAGTGCAATCTACATTGCCGTCGAGTTTATCGCCGCTATAGGCTGGGCTCTTGCTGGAAGCATCATTCGATCTCTGCACCCTTCGAAACGGAGATTGTCGATCATCAATCGCATAACGGGCGCAATGATGCTCTGCGCAGCCGCCTTACTGGCCACAGCCAGAAAAACTTAA
- a CDS encoding epoxide hydrolase family protein: protein MPAATFGFTWRHSLASSVRMGVLGLALIAGSGGAWAAGPAADASVASSASTNPESIRPYRIHVDEAQLTDLKKRIAATRWPDKETVNDVSQGVQLAQVQALVKYWGSGYDWRKAEAKLNALPEFITTIDGVDIQFIHVRSRNPNAMPLLLTHGWPGSQFEFLKTIGPLTDPVAYGGKVEDSFDVIIPSIPGHGFSGKPTELGWGPDRVAKAWDVLIKRLGYTHYVSQGGDHGSVISDALGRLNPPGLLGIHLNMPATIPPELVKPINSGDPAPVGLTEPERKAFDSLSTFFGRNAAYGAMMVTRPQTIGYLLADSPTGTAAWMYEKIAAWTDSDGQPERVLTRDEMLDDISLYWLTNAGASSSRFYWENNNNNFSAAAQNTASIKVPVAITVFPHEIYQAPKSWAQRAYPSLSYYSQVNKGGHFASWEQPQLFSEELREAFRPLRAKLSATKTAQ, encoded by the coding sequence ATGCCTGCAGCAACGTTCGGTTTCACCTGGCGCCATAGTCTGGCTTCTTCCGTGAGAATGGGCGTTTTGGGGTTGGCCCTGATAGCCGGCAGCGGTGGTGCCTGGGCTGCTGGCCCGGCCGCCGATGCGTCAGTTGCCAGCTCGGCCTCGACCAATCCCGAATCGATTCGACCATATCGAATTCACGTCGATGAAGCTCAATTGACTGATCTGAAAAAGCGCATTGCGGCGACCCGCTGGCCGGACAAAGAGACCGTCAATGACGTTTCCCAAGGCGTGCAGTTGGCCCAGGTCCAGGCGCTGGTGAAGTATTGGGGCAGCGGCTATGACTGGCGCAAGGCCGAAGCAAAGCTCAATGCGCTGCCTGAATTCATCACGACTATTGACGGCGTCGATATTCAATTCATCCATGTTCGCTCGCGAAACCCCAACGCGATGCCATTGCTTCTGACACACGGATGGCCTGGCTCACAATTCGAGTTCCTGAAAACTATCGGCCCGCTGACGGATCCCGTTGCTTACGGCGGTAAAGTTGAAGATTCGTTCGACGTGATCATTCCATCGATTCCGGGACACGGTTTTTCCGGTAAGCCAACTGAATTGGGCTGGGGGCCGGATCGAGTCGCGAAGGCTTGGGATGTGCTCATCAAGCGTCTGGGTTATACCCACTATGTTTCCCAGGGCGGAGATCACGGTTCGGTGATATCGGATGCATTGGGACGCCTGAATCCGCCGGGTCTGTTGGGCATTCACTTGAACATGCCGGCCACCATCCCGCCCGAATTGGTCAAGCCGATCAATAGTGGTGACCCAGCCCCTGTCGGGCTCACTGAGCCTGAACGCAAGGCGTTTGATTCCTTGAGCACCTTCTTCGGCCGCAATGCAGCATACGGCGCGATGATGGTTACGCGCCCGCAGACTATCGGTTACCTGCTGGCCGATTCGCCTACCGGTACTGCGGCGTGGATGTACGAAAAAATCGCCGCGTGGACGGACAGCGATGGTCAGCCTGAACGGGTATTGACCCGTGACGAGATGCTGGACGATATCAGCCTGTACTGGCTGACGAATGCAGGCGCATCGTCATCGCGTTTCTACTGGGAAAACAACAACAACAATTTCAGCGCTGCCGCGCAGAACACCGCAAGCATCAAGGTGCCGGTGGCGATCACGGTATTCCCGCACGAGATCTATCAGGCGCCAAAAAGCTGGGCGCAACGCGCTTACCCATCACTTTCCTACTACAGCCAGGTTAACAAGGGCGGCCACTTCGCTTCCTGGGAGCAACCTCAATTGTTCAGCGAAGAGTTGCGGGAGGCCTTCCGGCCGCTGCGCGCCAAGCTGAGCGCAACGAAGACAGCCCAGTAG
- a CDS encoding alpha/beta fold hydrolase, which yields MEMTLLNNQNKSSRLRGLAPSLLAAAVLQFAAVAGGFSQASAADVPASTIGAITPGAHTSLGALKHVKAGLLDVSYAELGPADGPVVILLHGWPYDINAYADVAPALADKGYRVLIPSARGYGDTHFLSAKTVRNGQPAALASDLIDFMDALKIKTAVLGGFDWGARTADIVAALWPERVKALVAVSGYLIGSQEAGKAPLPPAAELQWWYQFYFATERGRLGYEKNTHDFAKLIWKLASPQWNFDDATYERSAASLQNPDHVAVSIFNYRWRLGLVKGEARYDALEKKLAAFPSISVPTITLEGDANGAPHPPAEAYAKRFTGKYEYRLITGGVGHNLPQEAPKAFAQAVIDADHL from the coding sequence ATGGAGATGACCTTGCTGAACAACCAAAATAAATCCAGCCGCCTGCGGGGTCTTGCCCCATCGCTGTTGGCAGCAGCGGTGCTGCAATTCGCAGCGGTGGCTGGCGGTTTTTCCCAAGCCAGCGCGGCTGATGTACCCGCGTCCACCATTGGGGCTATCACGCCGGGAGCTCACACCTCTCTCGGTGCTCTTAAGCATGTGAAAGCGGGGCTGCTGGACGTTTCTTACGCGGAACTCGGCCCAGCCGATGGCCCTGTGGTCATTTTGTTGCACGGCTGGCCCTACGATATCAACGCATACGCTGATGTCGCTCCTGCTTTGGCGGACAAGGGATATCGAGTGTTGATCCCTTCTGCGCGTGGTTATGGCGATACGCATTTTCTCTCGGCCAAGACAGTTCGCAATGGTCAACCTGCTGCGCTGGCAAGCGACCTGATCGACTTCATGGACGCGCTGAAGATCAAGACGGCGGTGCTGGGTGGGTTTGACTGGGGCGCCCGCACTGCAGATATCGTTGCCGCACTGTGGCCGGAAAGAGTCAAAGCCCTGGTCGCTGTGAGCGGTTACCTGATAGGCAGCCAAGAGGCGGGCAAGGCGCCATTGCCGCCAGCCGCCGAACTGCAGTGGTGGTACCAGTTCTACTTCGCGACCGAGCGCGGGCGCCTGGGCTACGAGAAAAACACCCATGACTTCGCCAAGCTCATCTGGAAGCTGGCGTCGCCACAATGGAATTTCGACGACGCCACTTATGAGCGCAGCGCGGCGTCCTTGCAAAACCCTGATCACGTGGCCGTGTCGATTTTCAACTATCGCTGGCGCCTGGGGCTGGTCAAGGGCGAGGCCAGATACGACGCGCTGGAGAAGAAACTCGCGGCATTTCCATCCATCAGCGTGCCCACCATCACCCTGGAAGGTGATGCGAACGGCGCACCGCACCCACCTGCCGAAGCGTACGCCAAGCGCTTCACTGGCAAGTATGAGTACCGATTGATCACCGGTGGTGTTGGGCACAACTTGCCGCAGGAAGCGCCGAAAGCCTTCGCCCAGGCGGTGATCGACGCCGATCATCTTTGA
- a CDS encoding cytochrome P460 family protein yields MKLKFLAAMSAAIAIAALTATGVASGDASTGDASPIYGVKLPENYRLWPLIAPAQEAAPLNELRAVLGNDLAIKAYQDSTLPFPDGTVLVKLAWKHVQSPEFEPASIPGPATTVQVMVKDSKKYAATGGWGFGRFINGKPADEAQHDTCFACHQARVRNHDFVFTRFAP; encoded by the coding sequence ATGAAGCTGAAATTTCTTGCCGCGATGTCGGCTGCCATTGCAATCGCAGCGTTGACCGCTACCGGTGTTGCCTCGGGCGACGCCAGTACTGGCGACGCCTCACCGATCTATGGCGTGAAATTACCTGAAAACTACCGCCTATGGCCGCTGATTGCGCCGGCGCAGGAAGCAGCACCCCTGAATGAACTGCGAGCCGTGCTGGGCAATGACTTGGCCATCAAGGCTTATCAGGACTCAACGCTGCCATTCCCCGATGGCACGGTGCTGGTAAAGCTGGCCTGGAAACATGTGCAGTCCCCGGAATTCGAGCCGGCGTCCATCCCGGGGCCGGCCACGACCGTGCAGGTGATGGTCAAGGACTCGAAAAAATATGCAGCAACCGGTGGTTGGGGATTCGGGCGGTTTATCAACGGTAAACCGGCCGATGAAGCCCAACACGACACCTGCTTCGCCTGTCACCAGGCGCGAGTGCGTAATCACGACTTTGTGTTCACTCGCTTCGCTCCCTGA
- a CDS encoding alpha/beta fold hydrolase, whose protein sequence is MKKVLTALAVAVSLSMATHAWSQTEKPTIVLVHGAFADASSWNGVVKILEKDGYPVVAAANPLRGVKSDGSAISALLTSIHSPVVLVGHSYGGNVISDAANDHVNVKALVYVSAFAPEAGETVAGLAGKFPGSTLGPTLAAPVPLADGGKDLYIQQDKFHNQFAADVPAKEAALMATTQRPVTEAALNEASGSPAWKHIPSWYIYGDKDKNIPPQAMAFMAKRAAAKAVEVVKGASHVVMVSNPEPVARLIEKAATAK, encoded by the coding sequence ATGAAAAAAGTATTAACCGCACTAGCCGTCGCCGTCAGCCTGAGCATGGCGACACACGCCTGGTCGCAAACTGAAAAACCCACGATTGTGCTCGTGCATGGCGCCTTTGCCGATGCGTCGAGTTGGAATGGCGTCGTGAAGATTCTCGAGAAGGACGGTTACCCGGTGGTTGCCGCTGCCAACCCATTGCGCGGTGTAAAGAGCGATGGTTCGGCAATCTCGGCATTGCTGACGAGCATTCATTCGCCGGTGGTGTTGGTCGGCCATTCCTATGGCGGCAACGTTATCAGTGATGCGGCCAACGATCATGTCAACGTCAAAGCCCTGGTTTACGTCAGTGCGTTTGCACCTGAGGCCGGGGAAACCGTCGCCGGGCTGGCCGGCAAATTCCCGGGCAGCACGCTGGGCCCAACGCTGGCTGCGCCTGTACCGCTGGCCGATGGGGGCAAGGATTTGTACATCCAGCAGGACAAATTTCACAACCAGTTTGCCGCTGACGTCCCCGCGAAAGAGGCGGCATTGATGGCCACCACTCAACGTCCGGTAACAGAAGCGGCGCTCAACGAAGCGTCCGGCAGCCCCGCCTGGAAGCATATTCCGTCCTGGTACATCTACGGCGACAAGGACAAGAACATTCCCCCGCAAGCCATGGCATTCATGGCCAAGCGCGCCGCAGCCAAAGCCGTGGAAGTGGTCAAGGGCGCTTCACATGTCGTGATGGTTTCGAACCCGGAACCGGTTGCCCGCCTGATCGAAAAAGCCGCCACGGCGAAGTAA
- a CDS encoding aldehyde dehydrogenase family protein yields the protein MWKINHSYIDGAFVPVQGNETVQCINPATEEVIGTLTLADREDARRAIAAASRAQVAMGRTSKAERIDMLEQLQAAVLASTNEIRDTAIQEYGAPFARAQWVSRYASQSFTNAAQVLKHFDLSRSVGDATVVMEPVGVAALFAPWNSTAGTICSKLASAIAAGCASVIKPSELSPLQTTVLAQALHRAELPKGVFNILLGRGSDVGDEISASPLIAKISFTGSTATGKLIARAGIETMKRVSLSLTGKSASIILDDADLDIAIPLALNAAFMNNGQACVAGTRLLVPRTHAEDIINRVKSLVGAMVVGNPQDPATALGPLVNRAQFDRVQAFIRRGQAQGATLIIGGEGRPTGLDKGYFVRPTVFADVSSDMNIAQEEIFGPVLSIIAYDSQEQAIAIANASIYGLQAYVFSRQPERAQRLANQLQAGSVLINRISPELLAPFGGVKQSGVGREFGVFGLEAFLEAKSIVSD from the coding sequence ATGTGGAAGATTAATCACAGTTACATTGATGGAGCATTCGTTCCCGTTCAGGGCAATGAAACGGTGCAATGCATCAATCCAGCTACCGAGGAGGTCATCGGTACGCTCACCCTGGCTGATCGTGAAGATGCCAGGCGCGCTATCGCGGCGGCTTCGCGTGCTCAAGTCGCGATGGGCCGCACCTCGAAGGCCGAGCGTATCGACATGCTCGAGCAGTTGCAGGCTGCCGTGCTGGCGAGCACGAATGAAATTCGCGATACCGCCATCCAAGAGTACGGTGCGCCGTTTGCCCGTGCGCAATGGGTCAGTCGCTACGCTTCGCAGTCATTTACCAATGCGGCGCAGGTGTTGAAACATTTCGACCTGAGTCGTTCGGTCGGTGACGCTACCGTGGTGATGGAGCCGGTCGGAGTCGCGGCGCTGTTTGCCCCCTGGAACAGCACCGCCGGGACGATATGCAGCAAACTGGCATCGGCCATTGCGGCTGGCTGTGCCTCGGTCATCAAACCGAGCGAGTTGAGCCCGTTGCAGACCACCGTACTCGCCCAAGCGTTGCATCGCGCAGAGTTGCCCAAAGGGGTTTTCAACATTCTGTTGGGACGCGGCAGTGATGTGGGTGACGAAATCAGCGCCAGCCCACTCATCGCGAAAATTTCATTCACCGGGTCCACCGCCACCGGAAAGCTCATTGCACGCGCCGGAATCGAGACCATGAAGCGAGTGAGTCTGTCGCTCACGGGGAAGTCGGCCTCTATCATCCTGGATGACGCCGATCTCGACATCGCCATTCCCCTGGCTCTGAATGCGGCGTTCATGAACAACGGTCAGGCATGTGTCGCCGGCACACGTCTGCTGGTGCCACGCACGCACGCCGAGGACATTATCAACCGCGTCAAAAGCCTGGTTGGGGCGATGGTCGTCGGCAATCCGCAGGATCCGGCCACTGCCCTCGGGCCGCTGGTCAATCGCGCCCAATTCGACCGCGTACAAGCTTTCATCCGCCGCGGGCAGGCGCAAGGCGCGACGTTGATTATCGGCGGGGAGGGCAGACCGACCGGTTTGGATAAGGGCTATTTCGTCAGGCCTACGGTCTTTGCCGACGTCAGCAGTGACATGAACATCGCGCAAGAGGAGATTTTCGGCCCGGTGCTATCGATAATTGCGTATGACTCGCAAGAACAAGCGATCGCTATTGCCAATGCCAGTATCTACGGCTTGCAAGCTTATGTGTTTTCCCGGCAACCGGAACGTGCCCAACGCCTGGCGAACCAGCTGCAGGCCGGCTCGGTGTTGATCAACAGAATTTCGCCAGAGCTGCTGGCGCCGTTCGGCGGGGTAAAGCAGTCCGGTGTCGGCCGGGAGTTTGGAGTCTTTGGGCTGGAAGCATTTCTTGAGGCCAAAAGCATCGTGTCCGATTAG
- a CDS encoding cytochrome c biogenesis protein DipZ — MFLIAFLGGLLTVLSPCILPVVPFLFAGIDRTRSSILLTLGGMVLTFALISSLAVVSSEWVIQANNTGRHVALVVMALFALSLISARISGWLASPFVLLGNRLDPQTRRMSGPLGSLMIGVATGLLWAPCAGPILGVILTGAMLQGANAQTSLLLAAYGLGSALSLGTLIFAGRGLVNRLKASIPVTGWLRRATGFAVLAAALMISTGADKSLLAGASSEGVSVLEKGVLESVPKVVEYLVSKAKAEPTLDNAQGPMPSLSGAVEWLNSPALTSESLRGKVVLVDFWTYDCINCQHALPYVKDWAQKYEKDGLVVIGVHTPEYGFERIISNVRDEVKKLGITYPVAIDNNYAIWRNFDNQYWPAHYLIDAKGQVRFTHFGEGGYKTQEKMIQQLLQEAKAAAA, encoded by the coding sequence ATGTTCCTCATCGCATTCCTGGGCGGCTTATTGACCGTCCTCAGCCCTTGTATCCTGCCGGTCGTGCCATTTCTGTTCGCCGGTATCGACCGCACACGCTCATCGATCCTGCTTACCCTTGGCGGCATGGTCCTGACCTTCGCGCTGATTTCCAGTCTGGCCGTGGTCAGCAGTGAATGGGTGATTCAGGCCAACAACACCGGGCGTCATGTGGCACTGGTGGTGATGGCGCTGTTTGCCTTGTCGCTGATTTCGGCGCGAATCAGTGGCTGGCTGGCCAGCCCGTTCGTGTTACTGGGCAATCGCCTCGACCCCCAGACGCGCAGAATGTCCGGGCCGCTGGGTTCGCTGATGATCGGCGTCGCTACCGGCCTGCTCTGGGCACCGTGCGCCGGGCCTATCCTCGGGGTGATCCTTACCGGCGCCATGCTGCAAGGCGCCAATGCGCAAACCAGCCTGCTGCTGGCAGCCTACGGCCTGGGCAGTGCACTGTCGTTGGGTACGCTGATTTTCGCCGGACGCGGTTTAGTCAATCGCCTGAAGGCCTCGATTCCGGTCACCGGCTGGCTGCGTCGCGCCACCGGTTTTGCGGTCCTGGCCGCAGCGCTGATGATTTCTACCGGTGCCGACAAGTCGCTGTTGGCCGGGGCGTCGTCCGAAGGCGTCAGCGTGCTGGAAAAAGGCGTATTGGAAAGCGTCCCCAAAGTTGTCGAATACCTGGTAAGCAAGGCCAAGGCCGAACCCACCCTCGACAACGCCCAAGGCCCGATGCCGTCGCTGTCCGGCGCGGTGGAATGGCTCAATTCGCCCGCACTGACCAGTGAGTCGCTCAGAGGCAAAGTGGTGCTCGTCGATTTCTGGACTTACGACTGCATCAATTGCCAGCACGCCCTGCCGTATGTGAAGGACTGGGCGCAGAAATACGAGAAGGATGGCTTGGTGGTAATCGGCGTCCACACTCCGGAATACGGCTTTGAACGCATCATCAGCAATGTCAGGGATGAGGTAAAAAAGCTCGGCATCACTTACCCGGTGGCCATCGATAACAACTACGCGATCTGGCGCAACTTCGATAACCAGTACTGGCCTGCGCACTACCTGATCGACGCCAAAGGGCAGGTGCGTTTCACCCACTTCGGAGAAGGTGGCTACAAGACGCAGGAAAAGATGATTCAGCAACTGCTGCAGGAGGCGAAAGCTGCAGCCGCTTAA
- a CDS encoding DUF2790 domain-containing protein — protein sequence MNTNTLYATCLFAALNICTFSARAEADVTPQTYTYGTHLDIQKVVAMTQDAGASCGIVDAQLTYLNSQGKTETLNYRKFADCHSDN from the coding sequence ATGAACACCAATACCCTCTATGCCACTTGCCTGTTTGCCGCCCTGAATATCTGCACCTTCTCGGCCCGCGCCGAAGCTGACGTCACGCCGCAAACCTACACCTACGGCACGCACCTGGACATCCAGAAAGTGGTGGCAATGACACAGGATGCCGGGGCTTCCTGCGGCATTGTCGATGCCCAACTGACCTACCTGAATTCGCAGGGCAAGACCGAGACCCTGAACTACCGCAAATTTGCCGATTGCCACAGCGATAACTGA
- a CDS encoding response regulator, whose amino-acid sequence MEHVDHILIVDDDREIREMVGSYLKKNGLRTTVVADGRQMRSFLETTPVDLIVLDIMMPGDDGLVLCRDIRAGKHKATPVLMLTARNDETDRIIGLEMGADDYLVKPFAARELLARIKAVLRRTRMLPPNLVVTETGRLLEFGRWRLDTSARHLLDEDGTMVALSGAEYRLLRVFLDHPQRVLNRDQLLNLTQGRDADLFDRSIDLLVSRLRQRLLDDAREPAYIKTVRSEGYVFSLPVQVLGAPA is encoded by the coding sequence ATGGAACACGTTGATCACATTCTCATCGTGGACGATGACCGTGAGATTCGAGAGATGGTAGGCAGCTACCTGAAGAAGAACGGCCTGCGCACTACCGTGGTTGCGGATGGCCGCCAGATGCGCTCGTTTCTCGAGACCACGCCAGTGGACCTGATCGTGCTGGACATCATGATGCCCGGCGACGATGGCCTGGTGCTCTGCCGCGACATTCGCGCCGGTAAACACAAGGCCACGCCGGTGCTGATGCTGACCGCCCGCAACGACGAAACCGATCGCATCATCGGTTTGGAAATGGGCGCCGACGATTACCTGGTCAAGCCGTTCGCCGCCCGTGAATTGCTGGCGCGCATCAAGGCTGTGCTGCGCCGTACGCGCATGCTGCCGCCCAACCTGGTCGTTACCGAAACCGGAAGGTTGCTGGAGTTCGGGCGCTGGCGCCTGGACACATCCGCCCGTCATCTGCTTGATGAAGACGGCACCATGGTCGCCCTCAGCGGCGCTGAATATCGCCTGCTGCGGGTGTTCCTCGACCATCCGCAACGGGTACTCAATCGCGACCAGTTGCTCAACCTGACCCAGGGCCGTGACGCAGACCTGTTCGACCGTTCCATTGATCTGCTGGTCAGCCGCCTGCGCCAACGCCTGCTTGACGATGCCCGCGAGCCGGCTTACATCAAAACCGTGCGCAGCGAGGGGTATGTCTTCTCGCTGCCGGTGCAAGTGCTTGGAGCACCGGCATGA
- a CDS encoding ATP-binding protein, with amino-acid sequence MKPSLHWPRTLVSRLSLIFLVGLTLAQALSFGVQYYERYETAKNTMLGNLETDVSTSIAILDRLPAEERMGWLKQLDRRNYRYLLDEGSPGAALRDTPIAVTSIKEAIGKDYPMTVTDIPGPIKHFQVHLKLTDGSPVTIDVRPSMVPLSPWLPVVLLGQLALMILCAWLAVRIAIRPLTRLAQAVANLDPNTHPVHLDEQGPTEVAHAAIAFNAMQARIAAYLKERMQLLAAISHDLQTPITRMKLRAELMDDCGDKDKLWNDLGEMEHLVREGVAYARSVHGATEESRRTDLDSFLDSLVFDYQDMGKDVQLSGKSNAVIHTRPHALRRVLVNLTDNALKFAGAAQLRVELKDGDSLSVTVMDRGPGIAEEELARVVEPFYRVENSRNRSTGGTGLGLAIAQQLAQALGGSLTLRNREGGGLCAELRLPTRLS; translated from the coding sequence ATGAAGCCTTCGCTGCATTGGCCTCGAACCCTGGTCTCGCGGCTGTCGCTGATCTTTCTGGTAGGGCTGACCCTGGCGCAGGCCTTGTCCTTCGGCGTGCAGTATTACGAGCGTTACGAAACCGCGAAAAACACCATGCTCGGTAATCTGGAAACCGATGTGTCGACGTCCATTGCCATCCTTGACCGCTTGCCCGCCGAGGAACGCATGGGTTGGTTGAAACAACTGGATCGACGCAATTACCGCTATTTGCTCGATGAAGGCTCGCCAGGCGCCGCCCTGCGTGACACGCCAATTGCAGTGACCTCGATCAAGGAGGCCATCGGCAAGGATTACCCGATGACCGTGACAGACATTCCCGGGCCTATCAAACACTTCCAGGTGCATCTGAAACTGACCGACGGCAGCCCAGTGACCATCGACGTGCGCCCCTCAATGGTGCCGTTGTCGCCGTGGCTGCCGGTGGTTTTGCTGGGCCAGTTGGCCTTGATGATTCTGTGCGCGTGGCTGGCCGTGCGCATTGCCATACGCCCGCTGACCCGCCTGGCCCAGGCCGTGGCAAACCTCGATCCCAATACTCACCCGGTGCATCTGGATGAACAAGGCCCGACCGAAGTCGCACACGCGGCCATCGCCTTCAATGCCATGCAGGCGCGCATTGCTGCCTATCTGAAAGAGCGCATGCAACTGCTGGCGGCGATTTCCCACGACCTGCAAACCCCGATCACGCGTATGAAGCTGCGTGCCGAATTGATGGACGACTGCGGCGACAAAGACAAATTGTGGAATGACCTCGGCGAGATGGAGCATCTGGTGCGTGAAGGCGTTGCCTATGCCCGCAGCGTGCATGGTGCCACCGAAGAAAGCCGCCGTACCGATCTTGATTCATTCCTCGACAGCCTCGTGTTCGACTACCAGGACATGGGCAAGGACGTGCAGCTCAGCGGCAAAAGCAACGCAGTGATTCACACGCGGCCCCACGCGCTGCGCCGAGTGCTGGTAAACCTCACGGATAACGCGCTCAAATTCGCCGGAGCAGCGCAGCTGCGGGTCGAATTGAAGGACGGCGACAGCCTCTCGGTGACCGTGATGGATCGTGGTCCCGGCATCGCCGAAGAGGAGCTGGCCCGTGTGGTTGAGCCATTTTACCGCGTGGAAAATTCGCGCAACCGCAGCACCGGCGGCACGGGCCTGGGCCTGGCTATCGCCCAGCAACTGGCACAAGCCCTCGGCGGCTCCCTGACCTTGAGAAATCGCGAAGGCGGCGGACTGTGCGCAGAACTGAGATTACCGACGCGCTTATCGTAG
- the deoC gene encoding deoxyribose-phosphate aldolase — MNSLPPAALAKYIDHTLLAPDASRAQIRTLCEEAREHGFYSVCLNSAQVPYAASCLTDNRVVICAVVGFPLGAGLSNTKAFEAQQAIAAGAGEIDMVLNIGWLKDGLLDAVREDIALVQQACGAVPLKVILETCLLDDKQKVQACEICRDLGVAFVKTSTGFSRSGATVEDVALMRRTVGARVGVKASGGVRDYPTALKMIEAGATRLGSSSGIAIVAGAMTAANGY, encoded by the coding sequence ATGAACAGTCTCCCACCCGCCGCATTGGCCAAGTACATCGATCACACCTTGCTGGCGCCCGACGCCTCCCGTGCACAGATCCGCACCTTGTGCGAGGAAGCCCGCGAGCATGGCTTTTATTCGGTGTGCCTCAATTCCGCACAGGTGCCTTACGCCGCTTCGTGCCTGACCGACAACAGGGTGGTGATTTGCGCCGTGGTTGGCTTTCCACTGGGCGCCGGCTTGAGTAATACCAAGGCTTTCGAAGCCCAACAAGCGATTGCCGCCGGGGCAGGGGAGATCGATATGGTGCTCAATATCGGCTGGTTGAAGGACGGGCTGCTGGACGCCGTGCGCGAAGACATCGCCCTGGTCCAACAGGCCTGCGGCGCCGTGCCGTTGAAGGTCATCCTGGAAACCTGCCTGCTTGATGACAAGCAGAAGGTCCAGGCCTGCGAGATCTGCCGTGACCTGGGTGTGGCCTTCGTCAAGACGTCCACCGGGTTCAGCCGAAGCGGGGCTACGGTCGAAGATGTGGCACTGATGCGCAGAACTGTGGGTGCCAGGGTTGGGGTAAAGGCATCCGGTGGGGTGCGCGATTATCCAACGGCGTTGAAGATGATTGAAGCCGGCGCGACACGTTTGGGCAGCAGCTCTGGGATTGCGATTGTGGCTGGGGCGATGACGGCGGCGAATGGTTATTGA